Genomic window (Sebastes umbrosus isolate fSebUmb1 unplaced genomic scaffold, fSebUmb1.pri scaffold_15_arrow_ctg1, whole genome shotgun sequence):
ATTCTGGAGATGGACAAACACCAAGTGCCTTTCTGTGAATGAATAAGATGCTTCAGTACAGGTTGGATGTTATGTATTATCATCAAAGTGAGACTTCTTTTCATAGTTTAATTCATGTATGCCGGATATAACATCTTCCGGTTTTATTACTGAACATATATTTTAGACAACAATAATGGACGATGAGTTAAATGCAACATATATAACTTTTGGTGGGCATGTGGAAGTTAACAAATAcagatatgtttatgttttggctatattcacagtatatattctaataatatgGAGTAATTCTACTATTCTGTACCTTATCTTTATACACAAGAATCTCCATGAGCCTATGTACATTTTCATTGCAGCTTTATTACTGAACTCGGTTGTTTATAGCACTGCTATTTACCCAAAGCTTTTGGTTGACATTTTATCTGAAAAACAGATCACATCTTATTCTGCCTGTCTCTTTCAATTTTATATAGTTTATGCTGTAGGCAGTTCAGAATTCTTACTGTTGTCAGCCATGGCCTATGACAGGTATGTGTCTATATGTAAACCTCTGCAATATCCAACTATCATGACAAAAAACACGGTGagtattttcctgttttttgctTGGCTTCTGCCTGCTTGTCATATTGTACTCCTAACAATACTGAGTGCAGAAACTAAACTGTGTAGCTTAACTTTACAAGGAATATTTTGTAACAATGCAATTTATAAACTTCAATGTGTAAGTTCAAGAGTAATTACTATAAATGGTGTTGTTGCTTTATTAGATCTTGCAATTCTGCCTATGCTCTTCATTATTTTCACATACACAAAAATACTTATAATAACCCATCGAAGTTGCAGAGAAGTCAGGAAAAAAGCAACAGAGACCTGTTTACCTCACCTGTTGGTTTTAATCAGCTTTTCCTGTTTGAGTGCATATGATGTCACGATAGTTCGACTGGGATCTAATTTTCCAAAAATTGTGAATTCCATAATGACTTTACAAATGTTTGTGTATCATCCTCTCTTTAATCCAATTATATACGgactaaaaatgaaagaaatctcTAAACACCTGAAGAGGTTGTTCTGTCAAGCCAAACTGGTCTAATGTATTAAAAATGATCTTACAGTAATAATGATGTTAGTGATGCTAATGTGCAGTCATTTCTTTTGTGATAATAATGCAGAGATGTGAATGTTATGATCTTTGGAAGGTATGTAAGGATTTGTTTCCACATTGTAAAGATCCTTTTTACGGAAACAGCGACGAGTATCTTCAGTTTGAACAATGTAATGATTCATTTACATGCTgcagttattaaataaatacatttttgttaattGTTGTTAATTAACTGTCTTAAGAGGGAGCATGTCACTTTGAATGGCCTCTCCTAAGGTTTCTCCCATAATATAAATGTGACATTGGGCTATAGTGTCCACATGTTTCAGCAACATGGATGGGTCGGTTGACATGCAACAAACCTTTACGGGATCTGAATCGATTTGTACACTAGGCCTGCACGTTATGAGGAAAATCTGTGAtaacattgttcaatattgcgatgacgatatgacttaacaaatattgaagtgtgcatattagctacaCATTTCCTACGTCAGCCTGGTtgtctttaaattcagaaattctcccctttatagacatgcccactttatgataatcacatgcagtttgggtcaagtcatagtcaagtcagcacactaacacactgacagctgttgttgcctgttgggctgcagtttgattttacctggttaaataaaggtcaaataaataaaaagtttgccatgttatgatttgagaatatttttgttatgctaaatgcagtacctgtgagggtttataaacggtaataaatatatacataaatttatataaagcaagcatatttgccaactaccatattgataagagtattaaatacttgacaaatctccctttctcACATTTTGATAACCAACCCAAGGAACACcattttaatgctttaatgAAATAACATCCTCGTTCTCAACAGCTTGTATCaaaatttgtgttgttgttttctgatATTACTGCTGCATCATCAAACCATATCAAATCTGCCTGGGAGGCAGATCTTGGTGTTGAGTTGACAGAGCAGGTGTGGAAGGAGGGGATGGATAGGATTCACTTAAATTCAATTAATGCCAGGTAACAGCTGATTCAGTTCAAGGTCATACACAgattacattattaaaaaaaaaagattaacaaGATGTATCCtaaatagagctgtcaatcgattaaagtatttaatcgcatgattgtccatagttaatcgtgattaattgcaaattaatcacacattttttatctattcaaaatgtacc
Coding sequences:
- the LOC119484344 gene encoding olfactory receptor 6K3-like, which gives rise to MDDELNATYITFGGHVEVNKYRYVYVLAIFTVYILIIWSNSTILYLIFIHKNLHEPMYIFIAALLLNSVVYSTAIYPKLLVDILSEKQITSYSACLFQFYIVYAVGSSEFLLLSAMAYDRYVSICKPLQYPTIMTKNTVSIFLFFAWLLPACHIVLLTILSAETKLCSLTLQGIFCNNAIYKLQCVSSRVITINGVVALLDLAILPMLFIIFTYTKILIITHRSCREVRKKATETCLPHLLVLISFSCLSAYDVTIVRLGSNFPKIVNSIMTLQMFVYHPLFNPIIYGLKMKEISKHLKRLFCQAKLV